A single genomic interval of Streptomyces graminofaciens harbors:
- a CDS encoding GNAT family N-acetyltransferase: protein MDLVIGPLDLSAHVDEALAVQAVAFGLGPDEVAVRRQIVLRHMTHPGARALGATTAGRLVGFVYGMPNDRTHWWSTVVEPYLRAGGHEAWLDDSFVITELHVHPVYQNRGVGRRLITTLTDSATEPRSILSAIDIDSPARGLYHSLGYVDLARQVHFPSAPRPYAVMGAPLPLRRRGH from the coding sequence ATGGACCTCGTCATCGGCCCCTTGGACCTCTCCGCCCACGTAGACGAGGCCCTAGCCGTCCAAGCCGTCGCCTTCGGACTGGGCCCCGACGAGGTGGCCGTACGCCGCCAGATCGTCCTGCGCCACATGACACACCCCGGCGCCCGCGCCCTCGGCGCCACCACCGCAGGCCGACTCGTCGGCTTCGTCTACGGCATGCCCAACGACCGCACCCACTGGTGGTCAACCGTCGTCGAGCCCTACCTCCGCGCCGGCGGCCACGAGGCCTGGCTGGACGACTCCTTCGTGATCACCGAACTGCACGTCCACCCGGTCTACCAGAACAGGGGCGTCGGCCGCCGGCTGATCACCACCCTCACCGACAGCGCGACCGAACCCCGCTCGATCCTCTCGGCGATCGACATCGACAGCCCGGCCCGAGGCCTGTACCACTCGCTCGGTTATGTCGACCTGGCCCGCCAGGTCCACTTCCCCAGCGCCCCGAGGCCGTACGCCGTGATGGGCGCCCCCCTGCCCCTGCGCCGCCGCGGCCACTGA
- a CDS encoding GNAT family N-acetyltransferase, giving the protein MLTQTTTRVLEPSDLDAALAVLDREPVTNAFVTSRVQVAGLDPWRLGGEIWGWYEDGALTSLCYAGANLVPICATPRAVRAFADRARRAGRRCSSIVGPVEATALLWRLLEPSWGPAREVRAHQPLMVTDRLPDPAVVTPDPYVRRVRKDEMETIMPACVAMFTEEVGVSPMAGDGGLLYQARVAELVGSGRSFARLDADGRVVFKAEIGAATPQACQIQGVWVAPEYRGRGIAAPGMAAVLRYALADVAPVVSLYVNDFNTPARRTYTRVGFQEVGAFMSVLF; this is encoded by the coding sequence GTGTTGACCCAGACCACAACCCGGGTCCTCGAACCGAGTGACCTGGACGCCGCACTCGCCGTCCTGGACCGCGAGCCCGTCACCAACGCCTTCGTGACATCTCGCGTCCAGGTCGCCGGCCTGGACCCCTGGCGGCTCGGCGGCGAGATATGGGGCTGGTACGAGGACGGCGCCCTCACCTCCCTCTGCTACGCCGGCGCCAACCTCGTCCCCATCTGCGCCACCCCGCGAGCCGTCCGCGCCTTCGCCGACCGCGCCCGCAGGGCAGGCCGCCGCTGCTCCTCGATCGTCGGCCCCGTCGAAGCCACCGCTTTGCTCTGGCGACTCCTCGAACCCAGCTGGGGCCCGGCCCGCGAGGTCCGCGCCCACCAGCCGCTGATGGTCACCGACCGGCTCCCCGACCCCGCCGTCGTCACCCCGGATCCGTACGTCCGCCGCGTCCGCAAGGACGAGATGGAGACGATCATGCCGGCGTGCGTGGCGATGTTCACCGAGGAGGTCGGCGTATCGCCAATGGCGGGCGACGGCGGCCTCCTCTACCAGGCCAGGGTCGCCGAACTGGTCGGCTCCGGCCGCTCCTTCGCCCGCCTCGACGCCGACGGCCGCGTCGTCTTCAAGGCCGAGATCGGCGCCGCGACCCCCCAGGCCTGCCAGATCCAGGGCGTCTGGGTGGCCCCCGAGTACCGGGGCCGGGGCATCGCCGCCCCCGGCATGGCAGCGGTACTCCGCTACGCCCTGGCCGACGTCGCCCCGGTGGTCAGCCTCTATGTGAACGACTTCAACACGCCTGCGAGAAGGACGTACACGAGGGTCGGCTTCCAGGAGGTCGGCGCCTTCATGAGCGTCTTGTTCTGA
- the ispG gene encoding flavodoxin-dependent (E)-4-hydroxy-3-methylbut-2-enyl-diphosphate synthase gives MTAISLGMPSVPTKLAERRKSRQIQVGSVAVGGDAPVSVQSMTTTRTSDIGATLQQIAELTASGCQIVRVACPTQDDADALATIARKSQIPVIADIHFQPKYVFAAIEAGCAAVRVNPGNIKQFDDKVKEIAQAANDHGTPIRIGVNAGSLDRRLLQKYGKATPEALVESALWEASLFEEHGFRDIKISVKHNDPVVMVNAYRQLAAQCDYPLHLGVTEAGPAFQGTIKSAVAFGALLAEGIGDTIRVSLSAPPVEEVKVGTQILESLNLRQRGLEIVSCPSCGRAQVDVYKLAEEVTAGLTGMEVPLRVAVMGCVVNGPGEAREADLGVASGNGKGQIFVKGEVIKTVPESKIVETLIEEAMKIAEEMEKAGVTSGEPTVAVAG, from the coding sequence ATGACTGCGATTTCTCTCGGCATGCCGTCCGTTCCGACCAAGCTCGCCGAGCGCCGCAAGAGCCGGCAGATCCAGGTCGGGTCCGTGGCGGTCGGCGGAGACGCGCCGGTGTCGGTGCAGTCGATGACGACGACGCGTACGTCGGACATCGGTGCCACCTTGCAGCAGATCGCCGAGCTGACGGCGTCCGGCTGCCAGATCGTGCGCGTGGCCTGCCCCACGCAGGACGACGCCGACGCCCTCGCCACCATCGCCCGCAAGTCGCAGATCCCGGTGATCGCGGACATCCACTTCCAGCCGAAGTACGTCTTCGCCGCCATCGAGGCGGGCTGCGCGGCGGTCCGGGTGAACCCCGGCAACATCAAGCAGTTCGACGACAAGGTCAAGGAGATCGCGCAGGCCGCGAACGACCACGGCACCCCGATCCGCATCGGCGTCAACGCCGGTTCGCTCGACCGCCGGCTGCTCCAGAAGTACGGCAAGGCGACCCCCGAGGCGCTCGTCGAGTCGGCCCTGTGGGAGGCCTCCCTCTTCGAGGAGCACGGCTTCCGCGACATCAAGATCTCGGTCAAGCACAACGACCCCGTCGTCATGGTCAACGCCTACCGCCAGCTGGCCGCCCAGTGCGACTACCCCCTCCACCTCGGCGTCACGGAGGCGGGCCCGGCGTTCCAGGGCACGATCAAGTCGGCGGTGGCCTTCGGCGCCCTGCTCGCCGAGGGCATCGGCGACACGATCCGTGTCTCGCTGAGCGCGCCCCCCGTCGAAGAGGTCAAGGTCGGCACCCAGATCCTCGAATCCCTGAACCTCCGCCAGCGCGGCCTGGAGATCGTCTCCTGCCCGTCCTGCGGTCGCGCCCAGGTCGACGTCTACAAGCTCGCCGAGGAAGTCACCGCGGGCCTGACCGGCATGGAGGTCCCCCTCCGCGTCGCCGTCATGGGCTGCGTCGTGAACGGCCCGGGCGAGGCCCGCGAAGCCGACCTCGGCGTCGCCTCCGGCAACGGCAAGGGCCAGATCTTCGTCAAGGGCGAGGTCATCAAGACGGTCCCCGAGTCCAAGATCGTCGAGACCCTCATCGAGGAGGCGATGAAGATCGCCGAGGAGATGGAGAAGGCCGGCGTGACCTCGGGCGAGCCGACGGTGGCGGTAGCGGGCTGA